The following are encoded together in the Pseudomonas sediminis genome:
- a CDS encoding cytochrome C assembly family protein — protein sequence MHPLLPSLAAALLYAGAAAYQGLRLTQRSIPDKRLLASLGVLALCLHGIGLFYQLYDVHGLNLDFFNAASLIAWAVIGLILLACLRIPVENLLLLLFPLGTLTVLAAEFMPSGTINPIDEHPGILAHILFSIMAYGMLTIAVFQSILLLLQDHQLKHKHPSGLIRNFPPLQTMESLLFGFLFAGWLLLSLSLLSGALYIDDLFAQHLAHKTILSCFAWVVFAVLLWGRHQLGWRGHKAIRWTLAGFCLLMLAYFGSKLVREFILHI from the coding sequence ATGCACCCTCTGTTGCCCAGTCTCGCCGCCGCCCTCCTCTACGCCGGCGCCGCCGCTTACCAAGGCCTGCGTCTGACGCAGCGCAGCATCCCCGACAAACGCCTGCTGGCGTCGCTAGGTGTGCTCGCCCTGTGCCTGCACGGCATCGGCCTGTTCTACCAGCTGTATGACGTACACGGCCTCAATCTGGACTTCTTCAACGCAGCCAGCCTGATCGCCTGGGCGGTCATCGGCCTGATTCTGCTGGCCTGCCTGCGCATTCCGGTGGAAAACCTGCTGCTATTGCTGTTCCCGCTCGGCACGCTGACCGTGCTGGCGGCCGAATTCATGCCCAGCGGCACCATCAACCCGATCGACGAGCACCCCGGCATCCTTGCCCACATCCTGTTCTCGATCATGGCTTACGGCATGCTCACCATCGCCGTGTTCCAGTCGATCCTGCTGCTGTTGCAGGACCATCAGCTCAAGCACAAACACCCGTCCGGGCTGATCCGCAACTTTCCACCCCTGCAAACCATGGAGAGCCTGCTGTTCGGCTTTCTCTTCGCGGGCTGGCTGCTGCTGTCGCTGTCGCTGCTGTCCGGCGCGCTATACATCGATGATCTGTTCGCCCAGCACCTGGCGCACAAGACCATTCTTTCCTGCTTCGCTTGGGTGGTTTTCGCCGTTCTGCTGTGGGGTCGCCACCAGCTTGGCTGGCGCGGCCACAAGGCCATTCGCTGGACCCTCGCCGGGTTCTGCCTGCTGATGCTGGCCTACTTCGGCAGCAAGCTGGTACGCGAATTCATCCTGCACATCTGA
- the ffh gene encoding signal recognition particle protein, translated as MFENLTDRLSQTLRNVTGKAKLTEDNIKDTLREVRMALLEADVALPVVKDFVGKVKDRAVGTEVSKSLTPGQAFVKIVRAELEELMGAANEDLALNAAPPAVVLMAGLQGAGKTTTAGKLAKFLKERKKKSVLLVSADVYRPAAIKQLETLAGDLGVTFFPSDASQKPVDIANAAIREAKLKFIDVVILDTAGRLAVDSEMMAEIQALHAAVKPVETLFVVDAMTGQDAANTAKAFGEALPLTGVVLTKVDGDARGGAALSVRHITGKPIKFIGMGEKSDALEPFHPDRIASRILGMGDVLSLIEQAEQTLDREKAEKLTKKLKKGKGFDLEDFRDQLQQMKNMGGLGGLMDKLPSIGGVNLSQMGNAQGAAEKQFKQMEAIINSMTPAERRDPDIISGSRKRRIARGSGTQVQDIGRLIKQHKQMQKMMKKFTAKGGMAKMMRGMGGMLPGGGGMPKF; from the coding sequence ATGTTCGAAAATCTTACCGATCGCCTGTCCCAGACGCTGCGTAACGTCACGGGCAAGGCCAAGCTGACCGAAGACAACATCAAGGATACGCTGCGCGAAGTGCGCATGGCCCTGCTCGAGGCCGACGTGGCTCTGCCGGTGGTCAAGGACTTCGTCGGCAAGGTCAAGGATCGCGCCGTTGGTACCGAAGTCTCCAAGAGCCTGACCCCAGGACAGGCTTTCGTGAAGATCGTCCGCGCCGAGCTGGAAGAGCTGATGGGCGCGGCCAACGAAGATCTGGCGCTCAACGCAGCCCCGCCCGCCGTGGTGCTGATGGCAGGTCTGCAGGGGGCGGGTAAGACCACCACCGCCGGCAAGCTGGCCAAGTTCCTCAAGGAGCGCAAGAAGAAGTCTGTGCTGCTGGTGTCGGCTGACGTCTACCGTCCGGCGGCAATCAAGCAGTTGGAAACCCTGGCGGGCGACCTCGGGGTGACTTTCTTCCCCTCCGATGCCAGCCAGAAGCCGGTGGATATCGCCAACGCAGCGATCCGCGAAGCCAAGCTGAAGTTCATCGACGTGGTCATCCTTGATACCGCCGGTCGCCTGGCCGTGGATAGCGAAATGATGGCCGAGATCCAGGCGCTACATGCGGCGGTCAAACCGGTCGAAACGCTGTTCGTGGTCGATGCCATGACCGGCCAGGACGCCGCCAACACCGCCAAGGCCTTTGGTGAGGCGCTGCCGCTGACTGGTGTGGTGCTGACCAAGGTCGACGGTGACGCCCGTGGTGGCGCTGCCTTGTCCGTCCGTCATATCACCGGCAAGCCGATCAAGTTCATCGGTATGGGCGAGAAGAGCGACGCGCTCGAGCCCTTCCATCCGGATCGTATCGCCTCGCGCATCCTCGGCATGGGTGATGTGCTCAGCCTGATCGAACAGGCCGAGCAGACCCTTGATCGCGAGAAGGCCGAGAAACTCACCAAGAAGCTGAAGAAGGGCAAGGGCTTCGATCTCGAAGACTTCCGTGATCAGCTGCAGCAGATGAAAAACATGGGCGGCCTCGGCGGTCTGATGGACAAGCTGCCGTCCATCGGTGGCGTTAATCTGTCGCAGATGGGCAATGCTCAAGGTGCGGCGGAGAAGCAGTTCAAGCAGATGGAGGCGATCATCAACTCGATGACGCCTGCTGAGCGCCGCGACCCGGACATCATCAGTGGCTCGCGCAAGCGCCGTATCGCTCGGGGCTCCGGTACCCAGGTGCAGGACATCGGCCGCTTGATCAAGCAGCACAAGCAGATGCAGAAGATGATGAAGAAATTCACCGCCAAGGGCGGTATGGCCAAGATGATGCGCGGCATGGGTGGCATGCTTCCGGGTGGCGGCGGAATGCCGAAATTCTGA
- the rpsP gene encoding 30S ribosomal protein S16 codes for MVTIRLARGGSKKRPFYHLTVTNSRNARDGRFVERIGFFNPIAAGAEVKLSVNQERAAYWLSQGAQPSERVAQLLKEAAKAAA; via the coding sequence ATGGTAACTATTCGTCTCGCTCGTGGCGGCTCCAAAAAGCGCCCCTTCTACCACCTGACCGTGACCAACAGCCGCAATGCGCGCGACGGTCGCTTCGTAGAGCGTATCGGTTTCTTCAACCCGATCGCCGCGGGTGCTGAAGTCAAGCTGTCCGTCAATCAAGAGCGTGCTGCCTACTGGCTGAGCCAGGGCGCGCAGCCGTCTGAGCGCGTTGCTCAGCTGCTCAAGGAAGCTGCCAAGGCTGCTGCCTAA
- the rimM gene encoding ribosome maturation factor RimM (Essential for efficient processing of 16S rRNA) — MSTTPAVAEDLIVLGKIVSVHGVKGEVKVYSFTDPIDNVLDYRNWTLRRDGEVKKVELASGRLQGKVLVARLKGLDDREIARTYAGFEICVPRSELPELEDGEFYWYQLQGLKVIDQAEQMLGVVDHLFETGANDVMVVKPCAGSLDDRERLLPYTGQCVLSIDLAAGEMRVDWDADF; from the coding sequence ATGAGTACGACGCCGGCCGTCGCCGAGGATTTGATCGTTCTCGGCAAGATTGTTTCGGTGCACGGCGTCAAGGGTGAAGTGAAGGTGTACTCCTTTACCGATCCCATCGATAACGTGCTCGATTACCGCAACTGGACGCTCAGGCGTGACGGTGAGGTAAAGAAAGTGGAACTGGCCAGCGGCCGCCTTCAGGGCAAGGTGCTGGTAGCCAGGTTGAAGGGTCTGGATGATCGCGAAATTGCGCGTACCTACGCCGGTTTCGAGATCTGCGTGCCGCGTAGCGAGCTGCCAGAGCTGGAAGATGGTGAGTTCTACTGGTACCAGTTACAGGGCTTGAAGGTCATTGATCAGGCAGAGCAGATGCTCGGTGTGGTCGACCACTTGTTCGAGACCGGTGCCAACGATGTGATGGTGGTCAAGCCCTGCGCGGGCAGTCTGGATGATCGCGAGCGTCTGTTGCCCTACACCGGGCAGTGCGTGCTTTCGATTGACCTGGCAGCTGGCGAGATGCGGGTCGACTGGGATGCGGATTTCTAA
- the trmD gene encoding tRNA (guanosine(37)-N1)-methyltransferase TrmD, which yields MRVEVITLFPEMFAAIGEYGITSRAVKQELLKLNCWNPRDYTTDRHHTVDDRPFGGGPGMVMKIKPLEDALASAKQAAGETAKVIYLSPQGRSLNQAAVRELAQEDALILIAGRYEGIDERFIEAHVDEEWSIGDYVLSGGELPAMVLIDAVTRLLPGALGHADSAEEDSFTDGLLDCPHYTRPEVYADKRVPEVLLSGNHEHIRRWRLQQSLGRTWERRADLLDSRSLSGEEKKLLEEYIRQRDDS from the coding sequence ATGCGTGTAGAAGTCATCACCCTGTTCCCGGAAATGTTTGCCGCCATCGGCGAGTACGGCATCACCAGTCGAGCGGTCAAGCAGGAGCTGCTAAAGCTCAATTGCTGGAACCCGCGAGACTACACGACTGATCGTCACCATACGGTGGATGACCGCCCTTTCGGCGGTGGTCCGGGAATGGTGATGAAAATCAAGCCTCTCGAGGATGCCTTGGCCAGTGCCAAGCAAGCCGCGGGAGAGACGGCGAAGGTGATCTACCTGTCGCCGCAGGGCCGTAGCCTGAATCAGGCGGCGGTCCGCGAGCTGGCGCAGGAGGATGCACTGATCCTGATCGCCGGTCGTTATGAAGGCATCGACGAGCGTTTCATTGAGGCGCATGTCGATGAGGAATGGTCGATTGGCGACTACGTCCTGTCTGGCGGTGAGCTGCCGGCCATGGTGCTGATCGACGCGGTGACGCGCCTTTTGCCTGGTGCATTGGGTCATGCCGATTCGGCCGAGGAGGACTCCTTTACGGATGGCCTGCTCGACTGCCCGCACTACACCCGCCCGGAGGTGTATGCGGATAAACGTGTTCCCGAAGTGTTGCTTAGTGGCAACCACGAACACATCCGGCGCTGGCGTTTGCAGCAGTCCCTTGGTCGGACCTGGGAACGCCGCGCTGATCTTCTGGATAGCCGCTCGCTTTCTGGAGAAGAGAAGAAGCTGCTGGAGGAATACATCCGCCAGCGGGACGATAGTTAA
- the rplS gene encoding 50S ribosomal protein L19, with protein MTNKIIQMLEAEQMNKEIPTFAPGDTVVVQVKVKEGDRQRLQAFEGVVIAKRNRGLNSAFTVRKISSGVGVERTFQTYSPLVDSLAVKRRGDVRKAKLYYLRDLSGKAARIKEKLS; from the coding sequence ATGACCAACAAGATTATCCAGATGCTCGAAGCTGAGCAGATGAACAAAGAAATCCCGACTTTCGCACCGGGCGACACCGTAGTCGTACAAGTGAAAGTAAAGGAAGGCGACCGTCAGCGTCTGCAGGCCTTCGAAGGCGTCGTTATCGCCAAGCGTAACCGTGGCCTGAACAGCGCCTTCACCGTGCGCAAGATCTCCAGCGGTGTTGGCGTTGAGCGTACCTTCCAGACCTACAGCCCGCTGGTTGACAGTCTGGCAGTCAAGCGTCGCGGTGACGTACGCAAAGCCAAGCTGTACTACCTCCGCGATCTGTCCGGCAAAGCCGCGCGCATCAAGGAAAAGCTGTCCTAA
- a CDS encoding acyl-CoA thioesterase: protein MTPREQEIQRRIALSETRVTKAVFPPTTNHHNTLFGGTALAWMDEVSFIAATRFCRLPLVTVSSDRIDFKHAIPAGSIVELVGRVIKVGNTSLKVEVEVFVEGLYQEGRERAISGSFSFVAVDDQQKPVPVLPGFSS, encoded by the coding sequence ATGACCCCGAGAGAGCAAGAGATCCAGCGACGCATCGCGCTGTCGGAAACCCGTGTGACCAAGGCGGTGTTTCCACCGACCACCAATCATCACAACACCCTCTTCGGCGGCACCGCGCTGGCCTGGATGGACGAAGTGTCGTTCATCGCTGCTACGCGGTTCTGCCGTCTGCCGTTGGTCACCGTTTCCAGCGATCGCATCGATTTCAAGCACGCGATACCGGCGGGCTCCATCGTCGAGTTGGTTGGGCGGGTAATCAAGGTTGGCAATACCAGCCTCAAGGTGGAGGTCGAAGTATTCGTCGAGGGGCTGTATCAGGAAGGGCGCGAGCGGGCGATCAGCGGCAGCTTCAGCTTCGTCGCCGTCGATGATCAGCAGAAGCCGGTGCCGGTACTGCCGGGATTCTCTAGCTAG
- the xerD gene encoding site-specific tyrosine recombinase XerD: MPALTHPLIERFLEALWLEKGLSAHTQAAYRSDLEHFNGWLDGRGLALQHIGRDAILDHLAWRLEQGYQARSTARFLSGVRGFYRFLLRETLISEDPTLQIELPQIGRPLPKSLSEADVEALLQAPNLDDPIGLRDRAMLEVLYACGLRVSELVGLTLEQVNLRQGVLRVFGKGSKERLVPLGEEAIAWIERYMREARPLLLGGKPSDVLFPSLRGEQMTRQTFWHRIKHQAQVAGISKALSPHTLRHAFATHLLNHGADLRVVQMLLGHSDLSTTQIYTHIARARLQELHAQHHPRG, from the coding sequence ATGCCTGCGCTGACTCACCCTCTGATCGAGCGCTTTCTCGAAGCCCTATGGTTGGAAAAGGGGCTTTCCGCCCATACTCAGGCCGCCTATCGCAGTGATCTGGAGCACTTCAATGGCTGGCTCGATGGGCGTGGCCTGGCGCTGCAGCATATCGGTCGCGACGCCATTCTCGACCACCTGGCCTGGCGTCTCGAGCAGGGCTATCAGGCGCGCTCCACGGCGCGCTTTCTCTCCGGTGTGCGCGGCTTCTACCGTTTTTTGCTGCGTGAAACGCTGATCAGTGAAGATCCGACGCTGCAGATCGAGTTGCCGCAGATAGGTCGACCGCTGCCCAAGTCATTGTCCGAAGCGGATGTCGAGGCGCTGTTGCAGGCGCCGAACCTGGATGACCCCATCGGCCTGCGTGATCGCGCCATGCTCGAAGTGCTCTACGCCTGCGGTTTGCGTGTCAGCGAGCTGGTCGGTCTGACGCTGGAGCAGGTCAATCTGCGGCAGGGCGTGTTGCGGGTGTTCGGTAAAGGCAGCAAGGAGCGTCTTGTACCGTTGGGTGAAGAGGCTATTGCCTGGATCGAGCGCTACATGCGCGAAGCACGCCCGCTGTTGTTGGGTGGTAAACCCAGCGATGTGCTGTTTCCCAGTCTGCGCGGCGAGCAGATGACTCGGCAGACCTTCTGGCATCGCATCAAGCATCAGGCTCAGGTCGCAGGCATCAGCAAGGCGTTGTCGCCTCACACATTGCGCCACGCCTTCGCCACGCATCTGCTCAATCACGGCGCCGATCTGCGGGTGGTGCAGATGTTGCTGGGTCACAGTGACCTGTCCACCACGCAGATCTACACCCATATCGCACGTGCCCGTTTGCAGGAGCTGCATGCGCAACACCACCCGCGTGGCTGA
- the dsbC gene encoding bifunctional protein-disulfide isomerase/oxidoreductase DsbC, with translation MSLTRISIALALALGSSVTLAADPDQAIRQSLKSLDANLPIEAIAESPLPGIYQVQLEGGRQLYTSADGQFLIQGYLFQVKDGKAVNLTEIEESRAVAQQINAIPAKEMVVFAPKAPKTHITVFTDTDCGYCQKLHSEVPELNRLGVEVRYVAFPRQGLNSPAAKELVSVWCAKDQQDAMNRAKTRQSVADATCDNPVAKQYQLGQMIGVNGTPAIVLANGKMIPGYQPAPQLAKIALESN, from the coding sequence ATGTCACTGACCCGTATTTCCATTGCCCTGGCACTCGCGCTGGGCAGTAGCGTCACCCTGGCTGCCGACCCTGATCAGGCCATTCGCCAGTCGCTCAAGTCGCTCGACGCCAATTTGCCGATCGAGGCGATTGCCGAAAGCCCGTTGCCGGGTATCTATCAGGTGCAGCTGGAGGGCGGCCGTCAGCTGTATACCAGTGCCGATGGTCAGTTCCTGATCCAGGGCTATCTGTTCCAGGTCAAGGACGGTAAGGCCGTCAACCTGACCGAGATCGAAGAAAGCCGTGCGGTGGCACAGCAGATCAACGCCATTCCGGCCAAGGAAATGGTGGTGTTTGCGCCCAAGGCGCCGAAGACCCATATCACCGTCTTCACCGATACCGACTGCGGTTACTGCCAGAAGCTGCACAGCGAGGTGCCGGAGCTCAACCGCCTGGGCGTCGAAGTGCGTTATGTGGCTTTCCCGCGCCAGGGCCTGAACAGTCCGGCGGCCAAGGAGCTGGTCAGCGTCTGGTGCGCCAAGGATCAGCAGGATGCGATGAATCGCGCCAAGACTCGCCAGAGCGTTGCTGACGCTACTTGCGATAACCCAGTGGCCAAGCAATATCAGCTTGGTCAGATGATTGGGGTCAACGGCACGCCGGCCATCGTTCTGGCTAACGGCAAGATGATTCCGGGTTATCAGCCGGCGCCACAGTTGGCCAAAATTGCGCTGGAGTCGAACTAA
- a CDS encoding homoserine dehydrogenase: MKPVKVGICGLGTVGGGTLNVLKRNAEEITRRAGRGIEIAQIAIRSPKPQYDTTGIAMTSDVFELVNNPEIDIVIELIGGYTLAKELVLKAIDNGKHVVTANKALIAVHGNEIFAKAREKGVIVAFEAAVAGGIPVIKAIREGLSANRINWLAGIINGTGNFILTEMREKGRAFEDVLKEAQALGYAEADPTFDVEGIDAAHKLTILASIAFGIPLQFDKAYTEGITKLTTADVNYAEALGYRIKHLGVARRTDAGIELRVHPTLIPADRLIANVNGVMNAVMVNGDAVGSTLYYGAGAGMEPTASAVVADLVDVVRALTTDPTNRVPHLAFQPDSLSDHPILPIEQCESAYYLRIQAKDHPGVLAQVASILSERGINIESIMQKEVEEQDGLVPMILVTHRVVEARIIEAIAAMEALDGVTSPVMRLRVEQLN; this comes from the coding sequence GTGAAGCCGGTCAAAGTAGGCATCTGTGGGTTGGGCACCGTCGGTGGCGGTACGTTGAATGTACTCAAGCGCAATGCCGAGGAGATTACCCGGCGCGCCGGTCGCGGCATCGAGATTGCCCAGATCGCCATTCGCTCGCCCAAGCCGCAGTACGACACCACCGGCATTGCCATGACCAGCGACGTGTTCGAGCTGGTCAACAACCCCGAGATCGATATCGTCATCGAGCTGATCGGCGGCTACACCCTGGCCAAGGAACTGGTGCTCAAGGCCATCGACAACGGCAAGCATGTGGTCACCGCCAACAAGGCGCTGATCGCCGTGCACGGCAACGAGATCTTCGCCAAGGCGCGCGAGAAGGGCGTGATCGTCGCTTTCGAAGCCGCCGTGGCTGGCGGCATCCCGGTGATCAAGGCGATTCGCGAAGGCCTCTCGGCCAACCGCATCAACTGGCTGGCCGGCATCATCAACGGCACCGGCAACTTCATCCTCACCGAGATGCGCGAGAAGGGCCGTGCCTTCGAGGACGTGCTCAAGGAGGCGCAGGCGCTGGGTTACGCCGAGGCCGATCCGACCTTCGACGTCGAGGGCATCGATGCCGCGCACAAGCTGACCATCCTCGCGTCCATCGCCTTCGGCATTCCGCTGCAGTTCGACAAGGCCTACACCGAAGGCATCACCAAGCTGACCACGGCTGACGTGAACTACGCCGAGGCGCTGGGCTATCGCATCAAGCACCTGGGCGTGGCTCGTCGCACCGATGCCGGTATCGAGCTGCGTGTACACCCGACGCTGATTCCGGCTGACCGCCTCATCGCCAACGTCAATGGCGTAATGAACGCAGTGATGGTCAACGGCGATGCGGTTGGCAGCACCCTGTATTACGGCGCCGGTGCCGGTATGGAGCCGACCGCCTCGGCCGTGGTGGCCGATCTGGTGGACGTGGTGCGTGCGCTGACCACCGACCCGACCAATCGCGTGCCGCACCTGGCCTTCCAGCCGGACTCGCTGTCCGATCACCCGATCCTGCCGATCGAGCAATGCGAGAGCGCCTATTACCTGCGCATCCAGGCCAAGGATCATCCGGGTGTGCTGGCTCAGGTGGCGAGCATCCTGTCCGAGCGCGGCATCAACATCGAGTCGATCATGCAGAAGGAAGTCGAGGAGCAGGACGGCCTGGTGCCGATGATCCTCGTCACCCATCGTGTGGTCGAGGCGCGTATCATCGAGGCCATTGCCGCCATGGAAGCGCTGGATGGCGTGACCTCGCCGGTCATGCGTCTGCGCGTCGAACAGCTCAACTAA
- the thrC gene encoding threonine synthase: MRYISTRGQAPALNFEDVLLAGLASDGGLYVPENLPRFTVEEIASWAGLPYHELAFRVMRPFVAGSIADADFKKILEETYGVFAHNAVAPLRQLNGNEWVLELFHGPTLAFKDFALQLLGRLLDHVLAKRGERVVIMGATSGDTGSAAIEGCKACDNVDIFIMHPHNRVSEVQRRQMTTILGENIHNIAIEGNFDDCQEMVKASFADQGFLKGTRLVAVNSINWARIMAQIVYYFHAALQLGAPARSIAFSVPTGNFGDIFAGYLARNMGLPVSQLIVATNRNDILHRFMSGNQYVKETLHPTLSPSMDIMVSSNFERLLFDLHGRNGAAIASLMDSFKQGGGFSVEEDRWTEARKLFDSLAVNDEQTCETITEVYKECGELLDPHTAIGVRAARECRRSLATPMVVLGTAHPVKFPEAVEKAGIDAVPALPAHLTDLFQREERCTVLANDLKAVQQFVAAHGNRGKPL, translated from the coding sequence ATGCGCTATATCAGTACCCGCGGCCAGGCGCCGGCCCTGAATTTCGAAGACGTGCTGCTGGCTGGCCTGGCCAGTGACGGCGGCCTCTACGTGCCGGAGAATCTGCCGCGTTTCACCGTCGAGGAAATCGCTTCCTGGGCCGGTTTGCCGTATCACGAGCTGGCCTTCCGGGTGATGCGCCCGTTCGTTGCCGGCTCCATCGCCGACGCCGATTTCAAGAAGATTCTCGAGGAAACCTACGGCGTGTTCGCTCATAACGCCGTGGCGCCGCTGCGCCAGCTGAACGGTAACGAGTGGGTGCTGGAGCTGTTCCACGGCCCGACCCTGGCGTTCAAGGACTTCGCTCTGCAGCTGCTCGGTCGCTTGCTCGACCATGTGCTGGCCAAGCGCGGCGAGCGCGTGGTGATCATGGGCGCCACCAGTGGCGACACCGGCTCGGCGGCCATCGAAGGCTGCAAGGCCTGCGATAATGTCGATATCTTCATCATGCACCCGCACAACCGCGTGTCCGAGGTGCAGCGCCGGCAGATGACCACCATCCTCGGTGAGAACATCCACAACATCGCCATCGAAGGCAACTTCGACGACTGCCAGGAGATGGTCAAGGCCAGCTTCGCCGACCAGGGCTTCCTCAAGGGCACTCGTCTGGTGGCGGTCAACTCGATCAACTGGGCGCGGATCATGGCCCAGATCGTCTACTACTTCCACGCGGCACTGCAGCTCGGTGCGCCGGCGCGTTCCATCGCCTTCTCGGTGCCGACCGGCAACTTCGGCGACATCTTCGCCGGCTACCTGGCGCGCAACATGGGCCTGCCGGTCAGCCAGCTGATCGTCGCGACCAACCGCAACGACATCCTGCACCGCTTCATGAGCGGCAATCAGTACGTCAAGGAAACCCTGCACCCGACCCTGTCGCCGTCGATGGACATCATGGTCTCGTCCAACTTCGAGCGCCTGCTGTTCGACCTGCACGGCCGCAATGGCGCCGCCATCGCTAGCCTGATGGACAGCTTCAAGCAGGGCGGCGGCTTCAGCGTCGAGGAAGATCGCTGGACCGAGGCGCGCAAGCTGTTCGATTCGCTGGCGGTGAACGACGAGCAGACCTGCGAGACCATCACCGAGGTGTACAAGGAGTGCGGCGAGCTGCTGGATCCGCACACCGCCATCGGCGTGCGCGCCGCGCGTGAGTGCCGTCGCAGCCTGGCGACGCCCATGGTGGTGCTGGGTACTGCGCATCCGGTCAAATTCCCTGAGGCAGTGGAAAAGGCCGGCATCGATGCGGTCCCTGCACTGCCGGCGCACCTGACCGATCTGTTCCAGCGCGAGGAGCGCTGCACGGTGCTGGCTAACGACCTGAAGGCCGTGCAGCAGTTCGTCGCGGCTCACGGTAATCGCGGCAAACCGCTCTGA
- a CDS encoding YjfI family protein, with the protein MDNKSSAHYQRLYRQRLREQGLVKKEVWILPEHAPLLVAFERKLRQPQSLLASMEKEEGMSMPQVWTAQALHEALAATELFQSAQASIELIQGADASLHITMREYGDLPLFIAVFGEQIIVEALLWPAADVKDAATFNEEVLRTHKLFPLSSIGLEKMGDGRDCYTMFGALSSSSTLSDVVFEIELLADNVIKATEAYEGFLKSGA; encoded by the coding sequence ATGGACAACAAATCATCAGCCCATTACCAGCGTCTTTATCGCCAGCGTCTGCGTGAGCAGGGGTTGGTCAAGAAGGAAGTCTGGATCTTGCCCGAGCATGCGCCGTTGTTGGTCGCGTTCGAGCGCAAACTGCGCCAGCCACAGTCACTGCTGGCTTCGATGGAGAAGGAGGAGGGTATGAGCATGCCTCAAGTTTGGACCGCCCAGGCGCTGCATGAAGCGCTGGCGGCAACGGAACTGTTCCAAAGCGCTCAGGCCAGTATCGAGCTGATTCAAGGTGCCGATGCCAGCCTGCACATCACCATGCGTGAGTACGGCGACCTGCCGTTGTTCATCGCTGTATTCGGTGAGCAGATCATCGTCGAGGCGTTGCTCTGGCCGGCGGCGGACGTGAAGGATGCGGCGACATTCAACGAAGAAGTACTGCGTACCCACAAGCTGTTCCCGCTGTCGTCCATAGGCCTGGAAAAAATGGGCGACGGGCGCGATTGCTACACCATGTTCGGCGCGTTGAGCTCGTCCTCGACCTTGTCCGATGTGGTGTTCGAAATCGAGTTGCTGGCGGACAACGTGATCAAGGCCACCGAAGCCTATGAAGGCTTCCTCAAGTCCGGCGCCTGA
- a CDS encoding PspA/IM30 family protein codes for MNVWSKMLTALRGGANEVGEAVVDSQALRILDQEIRDADVELRKSKEALAEIMAKHKLASDKVNKSAASIAEYEQYALKALEAGNETLAKEVAEKIANLEIEQASEREQADGFAASVAQLRKAVTQAEGNIKRLKQQVDTVKATESVQKAQMAVAQRYGGSQAKLQTAVESLERIKQKQAERAAKMEASAELAATSAPDDSLEAKLRAAGIKADNASADSVLARLKDKAKS; via the coding sequence ATGAATGTCTGGAGCAAAATGCTGACGGCACTGCGTGGCGGTGCCAATGAAGTGGGTGAGGCGGTGGTCGACAGCCAGGCCCTGCGCATCCTCGATCAGGAAATTCGCGACGCCGATGTCGAGCTGCGCAAGTCCAAGGAAGCACTGGCCGAGATCATGGCCAAGCACAAGCTGGCAAGCGACAAGGTGAACAAGAGTGCGGCGAGCATCGCCGAGTACGAACAGTACGCGCTCAAGGCGCTCGAGGCCGGCAACGAGACCCTGGCCAAGGAAGTCGCCGAGAAGATCGCCAATCTGGAAATCGAACAGGCCAGCGAGCGCGAACAGGCCGATGGCTTCGCCGCCAGCGTGGCGCAACTGCGCAAGGCCGTGACCCAGGCCGAGGGCAACATCAAGCGCCTCAAGCAGCAGGTGGATACGGTCAAGGCTACCGAGAGCGTGCAGAAGGCGCAGATGGCCGTGGCCCAGCGTTACGGCGGCTCGCAGGCCAAGCTGCAGACTGCGGTCGAGTCGCTTGAGCGTATCAAGCAGAAGCAAGCCGAGCGCGCGGCGAAGATGGAGGCCTCGGCCGAGCTGGCTGCTACCAGCGCGCCGGACGATTCGCTGGAAGCCAAGCTGCGTGCGGCCGGCATCAAGGCCGACAATGCCAGCGCCGACAGCGTGCTGGCCAGGTTGAAGGACAAGGCCAAGTCCTGA